Part of the Paenibacillus aurantius genome, TGAAACAGAACCTGAAACCGTGTGCTTACAAGAAGTCAGAGTCCGTTAATGGATGATGGCGTGCCTTTTGTAGAATGAACCGGCGAGTTACGTTTACGTGCAAGGTTAAAGTGAAGAGCTGGAGCCGCAGCGAAAGCGAGTCTGAATAGGGCGCTTAAGTACGTAGACGTAGACCCGAAACCGTGTGATCTACCCCTGTCCAGGGTGAAGGTGCGGTAACACGCACTGGAGGCCCGAACCCACGAATGTTGAAAAATTCGGGGATGAGGTGGGGGTAGCGGAGAAATTCCAATCGAACTCGGAAATAGCTGGTTCTCCCCGAAATAGCTTTAGGGCTAGCCTCGGGGGTTGAGTCGTGGAGGTAGAGCACTGATTGGGTGCGGGGCCCGCCAAGGGTTACCAAGTCCAGTCAAACTCCGAATGCCATGAACTTGGACCCCGGGAGTCAGACGGTGAGTGCTAAGATCCATCGTCAAGAGGGAAACAGCCCAGACCATCAGCTAAGGTCCCCAAGTGTGTGTTAAGTGGGAAAGGATGTGGAGTTGCCCAGACAACCAGGATGTTGGCTTAGAAGCAGCCACCATTGAAAGAGTGCGTAATAGCTCACTGGTCGAGTGACTCTGCGCCGAAAATGTAACGGGGCTAAACACGCCACCGAAGCTATGGCTACGACATCTAAAGATGTCTTGGGGTAGGGGAGCGTTGTCTACACGTTGAAGGTATACCGTAAGGAGTGCTGGAGAGTAGACAAGTGAGAATGCCGGTATAAGTAACGAAAAGACAAGTGAGAATCTTGTCCGCCGAAAACCTAAGGGTTCCTGAGGAAGGCTCGTCCGCTCAGGGTAAGTCGGGACCTAAGGCGAGGCCGAAAGGCGTAGTCGAAGGACAACAGGTTGACATTCCTGTACCACCGTAAACCGCTACGAGCGATGGGGTGACGCAGAAGGGAAGAGACGCAGACGGATGGAAGAGTCTGTCCAAGCAGCGAGGCTGGTGTGTAGGCAAATCCGCACACTGTAAGGCTGAGCTGTGACGGGGAGGGAAAATTACAGTACCGAAGGTCTTGTACTCATGCTGCCAAGAAAAGCCTCTAGCCAGGTGAAGGTGCCCGTACCGCAAACCGACACAGGTAGGTAAGAAGAGAATTCTAAGGCGCGCGGAAGAACTCTCGTTAAGGAACTCGGCAAAATGACCCCGTAACTTCGGGAGAAGGGGTGCCTCGGTAGGGTGAATAGCCCGAGGGGGCCGCAGTGAAAAGGCCCAAGCGACTGTTTAGCAAAAACACAGGTCTGTGCGAAGCCGCAAGGCGAAGTATACGGGCTGACGCCTGCCCGGTGCTGGAAGGTTAAGGGGAGCGGTTAGCGCAAGCGAAGCTGTGAACCGAAGCCCCAGTAAACGGCGGCCGTAACTATAACGGTCCTAAGGTAGCGAAATTCCTTGTCAGGTAAATTCTGACCCGCACGAATGGCGTAACGACTTGGGCGCTGTCTCAACGAGAGATCCGGTGAAATTTTAATACCTGTGAAGATGCAGGTTACCCGCGACAAGACGGAAAGACCCCATGGAGCTTTACTGCAGCTTGATATTGGACTTGGGTACGATCTGTACAGGATAGGTGGGAGCCAGAGAGTCATGAGCGCCAGCTTGTGAGGAGGCGACGTTGGGATACCACCCTGATCGTATCTAGGTTCTAACCTCCTCCCGTGAATCCGGGAGAGGGACCGTGTCAGGCGGGCAGTTTGACTGGGGCGGTCGCCTCCTAAAGCGTAACGGAGGCGCCCCAAGGTTCCCTCAGAATGGTTGGAAATCATTCGCAGAGTGCAAAGGCAGAAGGGAGCTTGACTGCAAGACGTACAGGTCGAGCAGGGACGAAAGTCGGGCTTAGTGATCCGGTGGTACCGAATGGAAGGGCCATCGCTCAACGGATAAAAGCTACCCTGGGGATAACAGGCTTATCTCCCCCAAGAGTCCACATCGACGGGGAGGTTTGGCACCTCGATGTCGGCTCATCGCATCCTGGGGCTGAAGTAGGTCCCAAGGGTTGGGCTGTTCGCCCATTAAAGCGGTACGCGAGCTGGGTTCAGAACGTCGTGAGACAGTTCGGTCCCTATCTGTCGCGGGCGCAGGAAATTTGAGAGGAGCTGTCCTTAGTACGAGAGGACCGGGATGGACGTACCGCTGGTGTACCAGTTGTTCCGCCAGGAGCACCGCTGGGTAGCCAAGTACGGACGGGATAAGCGCTGAAAGCATCTAAGCGTGAAGCCCCCCTCAAGATGAGATTTCCCAATTAGTAAGACCCCTTGTAGACGACGAGGTAGATAGGTTCGGCGTGGAAGTGCCGTAAGGCATGCAGCGGACGAATACTAATCGGTCGAGGGCTTATTCATGACCCCACTAGGGGAGCAAAGGATGAAACAACGTAAGCTTCGATTCCAGTTTTCAGGGAACAAGGGATAGGCCTTGATCAGCGAGTCTGATTAGGGAGTCCTCTCTTGTTCACAGCGTTTGGCGACGCTGTAAACCTGACTATGATTGACGCGGGGTGGAGCAGCTCGGTAGCTCGTCGGGCTCATAACCCGAAGGCCGCAGGTTCAAATCCTGCCCCCGCAACCAATAAAGCCAATGACAGAGTCGAGAAATCGGCTCTTTTTCTTTTGTAGAGGACTAGAATAAGAGTAAAGTATCGTCGAAAGAATAGGGGCAGTCTTGAAATTCTAAGGAACGAAAGGTCTCAAAGATCCCAGGATGCCAAGAATCTAAAAAGCATGGAAGTCAGGGAAGATTAGGACACCCTACCGGCTTCCGCTTGGATAAGTTTGATCCCGACGGTTCTTCCTGGTCCTATAAGGGCAAACGAGGCCTTGGTTTATTACCAGGGGGATTGAAGGGGCTAACCGGGCTTATTCGTCCCAGTGCTCGTCGGAAGCGAGCTGTTAACGTACAGAGGAAGATACCCAATTCATAAAAAAGCGGGCCGGAGTAGAGGATTCTACATCCGGCCCGCTTTTTATTATGGGCAAAGGCCTTATTTCTTCAGATCTTCTATGCTGTTGATGTTCATGTATTTCGGTACGACCAAGCCCAGCTTAGTGCCGGATAGGTTAGCCCCCAAATCGTCGAATTTCCCTTTGTACTTGTCGTAGAAGTCCTTTGAAGTGGTAGGCAGCCAGGCCGCTACCATGGCGTCTACGTCACCGCCTGCGATTCCGGCCCACATGGGTCCGATTTCTACCTGCAGCATATCCACTTGGTACCCAAGCTTGCTTGTGAGTACGGCACGAACAACATTGGTGCTGGCGATTTCGGAATCCCAGGCCACATAAGCGAGCTTCAGTTTTTGGCCCGCTGGAGCTTTCGGCACTCCTTCAATCCAAGCGTTGACCTTATCCGGGTTATCATTCACCCAAGCGGCTGCGGCTTCCTCCGGTTTTTTGCCTTCCTGGATCCCTGCCATTACTTGCTCCATATCCGTAGGGGTCCAATTAAATTTATCCAGGAACTGATAAGCCGAAGGCTGATCGGACTTAAGGCCAAGTCGCGTCATGGTATGAATCTCCTCGGATCCCCCAAATGAATTTTTAGGGTCGTCCAGATACTTGAGATCGTACTTGGTGAACATCCAATGAGGCGTCCAGCCGGTAACAATAATAGGCTGGTTGGCCTTATAGGCTTTGTCCAGTGCCGCCGTCATGGCGGTTCCGGAGCCCTCGAGCAGGTTCCAGTCGTTCAGCTGGTAGTCCTGAATCGCTTTATTAGTGGCCTTCATCAAGCCGGCTCCAGGGTCAATGCCTACGATGGTATAGTTGACTTGGCTTCCTACCGTATCCCCTTTCTTAGCGCCCGTTCCCAGCACCTGATACAAACCGGCCCCCAAGCAAAAAACAACCAGCGCGCCGAGAATCCAAGGAGCTTTGCCCATAAGGGCGGATCGGCCGCGCTTCGGATTGCCCACAAATCTTTGGGTGATCCGGTCGAGCAGTATGGCCAGAATAACAACGGCAAGCCCCGCCTCAAAGCCTTTTCCGATTTTGAGCTGGGTAACCGATCGGTATACATCCGCCCCTACCCCTTGTGCTCCAATCATGGAGGCAATGACCACCATGGAAAGGGACAGCATGATGGTTTGGTTGATCCCTGCCATAATGGTTGACAGAGCCAGCGGGAGCTGGACTTTATACAGCTTTTGGGAAGAGGTCGAACCAAACGCGTCGGCTGCTTCCACCAGTTCGGCCGGCACTTGATGAATACCCAGCTTGGTCAAGCGGATGGTCGGAGGAATCGAGAAAATGACCGAGGCGATAACACCCGGAACGACCCCCAATCCGAAGAAGGTTACGGCTGGAATCAGGTAAACGAAGGCAGGCATCGTCTGCATGAAGTCCAGTATGGGGGTTAGAACCCGGTCCACCGTCCGGTTTCGCGTACACCAGATCCCGAGAGGGAGACCGAAAATGATGGAGACCAAAGCGGCGGTTAACACCAGGGCGAGCGTGTCCATCGTGGGGTCCCAGAAGCCCAAATTCCAGATCAGCAGCAGGCCGATAGCCGCAAAGGCCGCTAGTCCCCAACGGCCGAGCCAATAGGCCAAAGCCGTGAAAAGGAGGATAACGACCACAATCGGCAGGGAATGAAAGATTAGCGCGAAGGCATTCACGATGCCGGTGATCATCCCCGAAATGAAATCAAACAAGAACTTGACATTGGTCCCGAGCCAGGCCACAATGGCCTCGATGATTTGGTCCAACGGGAGTTTAGGCATGGTTATCTTCCTCCCGTTTCAGAATATCCGCGCTTCCCGTTAAGGCAGCCAGGACCGCCCCACGGACGATAATTCCTTGCAGCCGGCCGTTCTCTCCAACGACGGCCACCGGAATGCGAGTGTTGCCGACGATATCGAATAGCTCATTCAGAAGTTGGTCGGGTCTAACCACCGGAACATCCCGAATCACGATATCCTCCAGCTTCTGGCCTTTTCGGATGGCTTCCGAAGCATCTTCGGCGTTAATGGCGCCGATCAGCTTTTTGGAGCGGTCCACCACGTAGAGATTGGAAATCCCGCTTTCCCTCATTAGTTCCAGCGCAACCCGCGGACCTCTGTCCAGCGTAATCGTTTCGGGACGGCGCATGACGTGAGAGGCGGTCAACACCTTGGATAGATCCACATCCTCCACGAAACGTTCGACATAAGAGTTCGCCGGCGAAATCATAATGTCTTCCGGAGTGCCGATCTGAACGACGGCCCCATCCTTCATAAGCGCGATCCGGTCACCGATTCGCAGAGCCTCGTCCAGGTCATGCGTAATGAAAACGATGGTCTTCTTCATTCTTTGTTGTAGATCCAGAAGCTCGTCCTGCATATCTTTTCGGATAAGCGGGTCAAGAGCGCTAAAAGCTTCGTCCATCAGCAAGATATCGGGGCCGGTCGCAAGAGCGCGGGCCAGCCCTACCCTTTGCTGCATCCCCCCGCTTAACTGGTTGGGGTAGCTGTCCTCGTAGCCCTTTAAGCCGACGAGCTCCAAGGTTTCCATTGCTTTCGCTCTCCGGGTATCCGGAGATTCCCCTTTGATTTCAAGCCCGTACTCGATATTCTCCACAATGGTCCGATGGGGGAAGAGAGCGAATTTCTGAAAGACCATGGCGATATGATTCCTCCGTACTTCCCTTAGTTCAGAGGCATCGAGTTCTACGATGTTGCGGCCCTTCAAAAGGACGCTTCCGCTCGTTGGTTCGATCAACCGATTCAGCAGGCGAACGAGGGTGGATTTGCCACTCCCCGACAATCCCATGATGACGAAGATTTCCCCCTCTTCAATTTCGAAGCTGACCCGATTAACGCCCACGGTTTGCTTAGTTTTCTCTAGAATGCTCTTTTTGCTCTGGCCCTGCGCCAATAAGGAGAGGGCTCTTTCCGGTTCGGAGCCGAAAATTTTAGTAAGTTCTTTTACTTCGACTATGGACATGTGGACCTCCCTGAGCTAGATTCTCCCCGCTCTGTAATCAGGCTGATTAGCATTACTTTGCGCATCCTGTGGCGGGTTATACGAAAAATAAACGAAAGAAAGCCGGCCCAAGAATCCGGATGGCCGTTTTTCCTGATTCTTGACCGGATCGTTCGTGCAGACACTTGGTAACCTTAACCCTTTGGCAGGCTTATGAAACATGGGAATATTTGGAGGGCAGGAGAGAGCCGGGATAGGAAGGGGGATGGCCGCCGGGAGGTGGAAGGATAGGAGTTCAGAGTCGCTAATTAGGGCATTAAAAGAAGGCCGCTCCAGAAACGGCATAGGGTGGTCAGAGTTGATGTTCAGTAGGCAGAGGTAAATCAAGAGATGATGTTCAGGGGAGGGAGTGGAAGGCAAAAAGACCCGGAACATTTCCGGGCCGCTAATAGGGAGGCCTGCTGTCACCCCGAAAGAGAAGCAAGCACCTCACGTTAGGCCAGCGCCTTGCGAAATTCCTCGGTTAGAAGCGGAACGACTTCAAAGAGATCCCCGACGATGCCGTAATCGGCTACTTGAAAAATCGGTGCTTCGGCATCCTTGTTAATGGCCACAATGATGCGGGACTGGCTCATGCCGGCCAGATGCTGAATGGCGCCGCTGATGCCGCAGGCAATGTAGATCTCGGGCGTGACGACTTTGCCGGTCTGCCCGATCTGTCGGGCATACTCGCAGTAGCCGGCATCACAAGCGCCGCGGGAAGCCCCTACGGCAGCGCCTAGAACGGCCGCTAGCTGCTCGAGAGGCTGAAAGCCCTCCCGGCTCTTCACGCCTCGGCCGCCGGAGACGATAATCTTGGCTTCCGTCAGGTCGACCTGGCCGGTCATTTGGCGGACAACCTCCCGGATAACGGTGCGCAGGGAGGAGGGAGGGGAATAGGCCGTTCGAATGATCCCGGCGGTCGTCCCGGAAGGCTCGGCGGGAGGAAGGTTGTTCGGACGGACCGTGACGATCATGGGTCCTCCCGTAAACCGTTTCTCCTCGAAGGCCTTACCGGCGTAAAGGGGCCGGTTAAAGACCGGGCCGGCGTCCGAGCGATGGATGGCGACCACATCCGAGATCTGCCCGGCCTGCAGGCGGGCCGCCGTCACCGGAGCCAGATCCCGTCCAAGGGCCGTGTGCCCGAAGAAGATGGCATGAGGCTGAACCGCTTTCAGGATAGGAAGCAGGGCGGCAGCGTAGGTTTCAGGATTATAGGAGGCCAGATCGGCATGATCCACGACTTGGATCTCATCGGCGCCGTAACTGGCCAGCTCCTGGGCTTCCGATTCCAAGCCGCTGCCGATGAGGACCGCTGTTATCCGGTCTCCGTCTTCTTGTACCGTCTTCGCGGCTTGAAGGGCTTCATAAGAAACCTGACGCAGCTTACCGCCGCGAAGCTCCGCTACGACGACTAACATTCGGCTCATGGGGATAACCTCCTTCGGTTAGATGACTTTGGCTTCCGTGCGCAGCAGCGAAACGAGCTCTGCCGCCTGTTGAGCGGGATCTCCTTTAAGAAGACGGCCGGCTTGCCGTTCCGGCGGCAGGCTTAGCGAAAGCCTCTCCGTACGGGGGGCGACATCATCCTCGGTTAAGCCTACATCCTCCAGGGTCAGCCGGCGAAACGGCTTCTTCTTGGCCTTCATGATGCCCGGAAGGGAAGGGTAACGGGGCTCGTTCAATCCCTGCTGGGCCGTGACAAGCGCCGGCAAGGTCAACTCCACCGTCTCGGCATCTCCCTCCGCATCCCGTTCGGCCACCGCCTTGCCACCGGAGACGGTCAGCTTGGTGACCGAGGAGGCATGGGGGAGGTCCAGCAGCTGGGCGAGGCGGATGGCGACCTGACCGGCCCCGTGGTCGACGGAGAAATTTCCGCCCAACAGGAGATCATAGCTCTCGGCAGCCAAATAAGCGGCCAGTGCTTTGGAGACGCTGTATTCATCCTGCGGAAGCCGGTCGTCCGACAGCAGGACGGCTTCATCCGCTCCCATGGCAAGCGCTGTCCGGAGGGCCTCAGCCGCCCGTTCGGGTCCCGCCGACAGAACCACAACCGTTCCGCCTTCCTTCTCTTTCAGCCGGATGGCTTCCTCGACGGCGTACTCGTCATAGGGGTTAATCACGAATTTGACGCCATCCTCGGACACTTGGCCGTCCTGGATCACGATTCGTTCCTCTGTATCGAAGGTCTGCTTCATCAAAACATAAATGTTCATGAATGAATCCTCCTCTTTATCCCTGCTCCAACCCCCGCAGGAAAAATTCGACCGTTTTGTCCACTTGGGCGGATAGGCTGTACTTACGACCGGAAATCAGCCAGGAGGTGACCACCTCATCCATGGCCCCGAAAATCAGATGACGGGTCAGCTTGACGTCAAGATCCGAACGGAAATCCCCTTCGTCCATGCCTTTCCTCAGCACTTGCCCGATTAATTCAATATATGGCTTGACGGCAAGTCCTATCTCTTGGCGGAGCTCGAGGGAGCTCTGGCGCAGCTCGATCTGGGTGACATAGGCGAGGTTAACGTTGCTTTCGAGCTCGTTGTAGTGGATTTCGCAAATTTTGCGGAGGGCCGTCTTGGCGGAATCGGTCTCCTCGATTCGGGAGTTGAACATGTCGACAAGATCCCCGAGACGTTCGCGGAAGAGAGAAATAAGGATATCTTCCTTGTTCTTAAAATATAAATAAATCGTGCCGTCCGCGACGCCCGCTTCCTTGGCGATTTTGGCGACCTGGGACCCGTGAAAGCCGTTTTCGGCGATGACTTTTAGGGCGGCCTCCAAAATCTGAGAGTATTTTTCCTTTTTCCTGCTTGCCATCGGCTCACCTCGGTGTTAGAATTCAGGTGTAGTGAATGAATACTCATTCATTTTTCTTAATCTTATGGGAATCGGAACGGATTGTCAACGCTCTTCTGGAAGGTTTTGCCGTTTATGTGTGGTTGATCAGCCCCGGCATTATCGTGGAAACGTCGCGCCCTCTGCTTTCTTATAAGATTTTTGTTGTTGAGGTTATGTAATCGCTTTCAACATGGTTGGCAATAAAGAGTTGGAAAGGACGGGCGATTATGGCGGCAGAGACCATCCGCATTCTTCTCTTCCTGGCGGTCGTCGGCTTAGGGTTCTACTGGTTCGGCAAGGCCGTGTATCACCGGTACCTCTATATTAGGCTCGGCCAGCCAGCCGATTTTCGGCAAACAGGGCAGGCTCGCCTTCGAGGTTATTTCTCTCAGGTGTTCGGCCAGAAGAAGCTGTTGAAGGACCCGAAGAGCGGCCTCATGCATATCGTCATCTTCTATGGATTTATCGTGCTGCAGTTCGGTGCGCTCGACCTGATCGTCAAAGGGCTGACGGAGGGGGGCCATCTTCCGCTGCCGGGGTACGAAGCGTTCGGCTTTATCCAGGAAGCGACCGTCTTCCTCGTCCTGGCCGCGATGGCCTATGCCGCTTACCGGCGGTACGGGGAGAAGCTCCCCCGGCTGAAAAAAGGCTGGAAGCCCAGCATCGTCGTGTTCTTCATCTTCTTCCTGATGATGTCGGTACTTCTATCGCTTGGCTTCGAGCGGGTTTGGCTCGGGATGGAGGCTTCGGGCTACGCCCCGCTCTCCTCGGCTGTTGCGGGTCTCTTCTCCGGCCTGACACCGGCAGCGGCGAAAACAGCCTTTTATGCCTCCTGGTGGGCTCATCTGCTGATCTTGCTCGCTTTCCTCGTATACGTGCCTCAGTCGAAGCATTTTCACATCCTTACCGCTCCGGTCAACGTCTGGTTCCGGCGAAAGGGGCCGGCGGGCCGGCTGAAGAAGCTCGACCTCGAGAACGAGGAGGCGGAATCGTTCGGGGTAGGGAAGATCGAGGAGTTTACACAGAAGCAGATGCTCGACTTCTATTCCTGCGTGGAATGCGGGCGCTGTACGAACGTATGCCCGGCCTCCAACACCGGCAAAGTGCTGTCCCCCATGCACCTGATCACCAAGCTGAGGGACCATCTCCAGGAAAAAGGAGCCGCCGTTACCGCCAAGTCTCCCTGGGTGCCTGCGTTTGCCTTCTCCTCCTCCGTGCCGACCCATGCGGTTGAGGAAAAGCAGGAGGGCCGGACCGGCTGGGACTCGGAGGATGTCACGGATATCCGGCCAACGCTGAACTGGCACCGGTCGGCTTGGGCGGCCCAGGAGAAGAAGCCGGAGGAGCTGGAGCTCATCGGTGATGTGATGACGGAGGAAGAGCTGTGGTCGTGCACTACCTGCCGCAACTGTGAGGATCAATGCCCGGTGGGCAACGAGCATGTGGACAAAATCATCGACCTGAGGCGGCATCTAGTGCTCATGCAGGGGAGCGTCCCCGTGGAAGGCCAGCGGGCGATGCAGAACATCGAGCGGCAGGGCAACCCTTGGGGGCTGAACCGCAACGACCGTCCGAAATGGACGGGGGAAATAGGCGGGATTTACGTCCCGACGGTAAAGGAGAATCCCGGCTTCGAATACCTGTTCTTCGTCGGCTCCATGGGGTCGTATGATCTCCGCAGCCGCAAGATTTCGAAAGCGTTCGTCCGGCTCCTGAATGAAGCCGGCGTCTCCTTCGCCATTCTGGGCAGCGAGGAGAAGAATTCGGGGGATACCCCCCGGCGGATGGGCAACGAGTTTCTTTTTCAGCAGCTGTGCCAGGAGAACATCGCGATTCTCCGGAAGTACGGCGTCCGCCGGATCGTAACCGCCTGTCCTCATACGTACAATACCTTGAAGAATGAATACCCCGAATTCGGATTGGAGGACGTGGAGGTGTTTCATCATACGGAGCTCCTGGACGATCTCCTTCGCCAGGGCCGGCTGGTCCCCCGGCATGAAGTGAGGGAGCGGATCACCTATCACGATTCCTGCTACCTGGGAAGATACAACGGGATCTATGAACAGCCGCGCGGGGTGCTGAAGGCTATTCCCGGAGTCGAGCTGGCCGAGATGGAGCGTTCCCGGGAGAACGGGATGTGCTGCGGCGCCGGCGGCGGAATGATGTGGATGGAGGAGACGGCCGGCAAACGGGTGAACGTGGCCCGCACCGAGCAAGCGCTGGAGGTGAAGCCGACGGTGATCAGCAGCGCGTGCCCCTACTGCCTCACGATGCTCGAGGACGGGACGAAGATGAAGGAGGCCGAGGACCGGGTGAAGGCAAGGGACGTGGCGGAGCTGCTGGAGCAGTCGGTTTTTGGGAGCGCCCCCCGGCCTGAATGATGGGCAGAGCGCGCTTTTTCACCCGAGAGGGAGCTTTAGAGCTTATGGAGTATACCATTGACCAAACGGAGGGAAGTCCATATGAACCAATCGATTCGCAAAGCGGCGGTCATCGGCTCGGGGGTCATGGGGGCGGCCATCGCCGCCCACCTGGCGAACGCGGGAATAGCCTGCTTGCTGCTGGATGTGGTACCGGGACAGCTGACGGAGGAGGAGAAGGCGAAGGGCTTGACGCTGGAGCATCCCGCCGTACGAAGCCGGCTCGCCGTTCAGGCGATTGCCAGGCTGAAGAAGACGAAGCCTTCGCCTTTATACGACGAGTCGTTTGCCGAACGCATCCGGCCCGGGAATCTCGAGGATCACCTGGGCCAGCTGTCCGGTGTGGACTGGATCCTCGAAGTGGTGGTGGAGAATCTTTCGGTGAAGAAAGAGCTTCTGGCCCGGATCGAGAAGAATTGGACACCGGGGACCGTGGTCAGCTCCAACACCTCCGGGATTTCCATTAACGAAATGGCGGCGGGCTGCTCCGAGGAGTTCCGGAAGCATTTCCTCGGTACGCATTTCTTCAACCCGCCCCGCTACATGCGGCTGCTGGAGATCATCCCGGGGGATAAGACGGACCCGGCTTTGGTGGAGCGGATTAAGGAGTTCGGAGAAAAGAAGCTCGGCAAGGACGTCGTAATCGCCAAGGATACCCCTAACTTCATCGCCAACCGGATCGGCACGTACGGCCTGCTGGTAACCCTGCGGGAGCTGCTGGATAAAGGGTTCACCGTGGAGGAGGCGGATGCGGTCACCGGTCCCGCCATGGGACGGCCCAAGAGCGCGACTTTCCGGACACTCGATTTGGTCGGGCTCGATACGTTTCTCCATGTTGCCGACAATGTGCACGGCAAGGTCACGGACGCAAACGAGAAAGAGGCTTTTGCCGCCCCAGACGTCATGAAGCGGATGGTAGCTAACGGATGGCTCGGAGAGAAAGGGGGCCGGGGCTTTTACCTGAAACGGAAAGGACCGGACGGAAGTGAGATTCTGTCCTTGAATCTGTCCACGCTCGAATACGCACCGCAGAGGAAGGTGACCTCCGCTTCCCTGGAGGCGGCCAAAATGGCCAAAGGAGCCCGCGAAAAGACAAAAGCGCTGCTGGCCGGAGGGGACCGGTACGCGGAGCTGGCGTGGACGATCCTCAAAAAGGTGCTGCTCTATGCGGCGGACAAGGTAGGAGAAATAGCCGATTCGGTGGAGGCCATCGACGAGGCGATGAGAAAGGGCTTCAACTGGGAGCTGGGCCCCTTCGAGACATGGGACGCGATCGGGCTGGTGAAATCGGTGGAACGGATGGAGAAGGAAGGGGAGTCCGTACCCGCCTGGGTTAGGGAATGCATCGCGGCAGGAAAGACCAGCTTCTACCGGTCGGAGGGCGGCA contains:
- a CDS encoding glycine betaine ABC transporter substrate-binding protein, yielding MPKLPLDQIIEAIVAWLGTNVKFLFDFISGMITGIVNAFALIFHSLPIVVVILLFTALAYWLGRWGLAAFAAIGLLLIWNLGFWDPTMDTLALVLTAALVSIIFGLPLGIWCTRNRTVDRVLTPILDFMQTMPAFVYLIPAVTFFGLGVVPGVIASVIFSIPPTIRLTKLGIHQVPAELVEAADAFGSTSSQKLYKVQLPLALSTIMAGINQTIMLSLSMVVIASMIGAQGVGADVYRSVTQLKIGKGFEAGLAVVILAILLDRITQRFVGNPKRGRSALMGKAPWILGALVVFCLGAGLYQVLGTGAKKGDTVGSQVNYTIVGIDPGAGLMKATNKAIQDYQLNDWNLLEGSGTAMTAALDKAYKANQPIIVTGWTPHWMFTKYDLKYLDDPKNSFGGSEEIHTMTRLGLKSDQPSAYQFLDKFNWTPTDMEQVMAGIQEGKKPEEAAAAWVNDNPDKVNAWIEGVPKAPAGQKLKLAYVAWDSEIASTNVVRAVLTSKLGYQVDMLQVEIGPMWAGIAGGDVDAMVAAWLPTTSKDFYDKYKGKFDDLGANLSGTKLGLVVPKYMNINSIEDLKK
- a CDS encoding quaternary amine ABC transporter ATP-binding protein, producing MSIVEVKELTKIFGSEPERALSLLAQGQSKKSILEKTKQTVGVNRVSFEIEEGEIFVIMGLSGSGKSTLVRLLNRLIEPTSGSVLLKGRNIVELDASELREVRRNHIAMVFQKFALFPHRTIVENIEYGLEIKGESPDTRRAKAMETLELVGLKGYEDSYPNQLSGGMQQRVGLARALATGPDILLMDEAFSALDPLIRKDMQDELLDLQQRMKKTIVFITHDLDEALRIGDRIALMKDGAVVQIGTPEDIMISPANSYVERFVEDVDLSKVLTASHVMRRPETITLDRGPRVALELMRESGISNLYVVDRSKKLIGAINAEDASEAIRKGQKLEDIVIRDVPVVRPDQLLNELFDIVGNTRIPVAVVGENGRLQGIIVRGAVLAALTGSADILKREEDNHA
- a CDS encoding electron transfer flavoprotein subunit alpha/FixB family protein, with translation MSRMLVVVAELRGGKLRQVSYEALQAAKTVQEDGDRITAVLIGSGLESEAQELASYGADEIQVVDHADLASYNPETYAAALLPILKAVQPHAIFFGHTALGRDLAPVTAARLQAGQISDVVAIHRSDAGPVFNRPLYAGKAFEEKRFTGGPMIVTVRPNNLPPAEPSGTTAGIIRTAYSPPSSLRTVIREVVRQMTGQVDLTEAKIIVSGGRGVKSREGFQPLEQLAAVLGAAVGASRGACDAGYCEYARQIGQTGKVVTPEIYIACGISGAIQHLAGMSQSRIIVAINKDAEAPIFQVADYGIVGDLFEVVPLLTEEFRKALA
- a CDS encoding electron transfer flavoprotein subunit beta/FixA family protein — its product is MNIYVLMKQTFDTEERIVIQDGQVSEDGVKFVINPYDEYAVEEAIRLKEKEGGTVVVLSAGPERAAEALRTALAMGADEAVLLSDDRLPQDEYSVSKALAAYLAAESYDLLLGGNFSVDHGAGQVAIRLAQLLDLPHASSVTKLTVSGGKAVAERDAEGDAETVELTLPALVTAQQGLNEPRYPSLPGIMKAKKKPFRRLTLEDVGLTEDDVAPRTERLSLSLPPERQAGRLLKGDPAQQAAELVSLLRTEAKVI
- a CDS encoding TetR/AcrR family transcriptional regulator codes for the protein MASRKKEKYSQILEAALKVIAENGFHGSQVAKIAKEAGVADGTIYLYFKNKEDILISLFRERLGDLVDMFNSRIEETDSAKTALRKICEIHYNELESNVNLAYVTQIELRQSSLELRQEIGLAVKPYIELIGQVLRKGMDEGDFRSDLDVKLTRHLIFGAMDEVVTSWLISGRKYSLSAQVDKTVEFFLRGLEQG
- a CDS encoding (Fe-S)-binding protein — its product is MAAETIRILLFLAVVGLGFYWFGKAVYHRYLYIRLGQPADFRQTGQARLRGYFSQVFGQKKLLKDPKSGLMHIVIFYGFIVLQFGALDLIVKGLTEGGHLPLPGYEAFGFIQEATVFLVLAAMAYAAYRRYGEKLPRLKKGWKPSIVVFFIFFLMMSVLLSLGFERVWLGMEASGYAPLSSAVAGLFSGLTPAAAKTAFYASWWAHLLILLAFLVYVPQSKHFHILTAPVNVWFRRKGPAGRLKKLDLENEEAESFGVGKIEEFTQKQMLDFYSCVECGRCTNVCPASNTGKVLSPMHLITKLRDHLQEKGAAVTAKSPWVPAFAFSSSVPTHAVEEKQEGRTGWDSEDVTDIRPTLNWHRSAWAAQEKKPEELELIGDVMTEEELWSCTTCRNCEDQCPVGNEHVDKIIDLRRHLVLMQGSVPVEGQRAMQNIERQGNPWGLNRNDRPKWTGEIGGIYVPTVKENPGFEYLFFVGSMGSYDLRSRKISKAFVRLLNEAGVSFAILGSEEKNSGDTPRRMGNEFLFQQLCQENIAILRKYGVRRIVTACPHTYNTLKNEYPEFGLEDVEVFHHTELLDDLLRQGRLVPRHEVRERITYHDSCYLGRYNGIYEQPRGVLKAIPGVELAEMERSRENGMCCGAGGGMMWMEETAGKRVNVARTEQALEVKPTVISSACPYCLTMLEDGTKMKEAEDRVKARDVAELLEQSVFGSAPRPE